Proteins encoded together in one Microcaecilia unicolor chromosome 3, aMicUni1.1, whole genome shotgun sequence window:
- the BCL2L12 gene encoding bcl-2-like protein 12, whose protein sequence is METHSQSSNGISLKVKEDTKLVLEVFLRRSLSTGENTTVGHVGRTYHDPNKFINRSLKERGLDTSLKRNRRCQERKELRNEKRQSLKQDEEKLEVNVNWNSLHEEINRVEEKKHDFKTSVKQLLSRGTSQSKKGSTAIKFESLDEQREEQGKTSGKADSLRRQKSSPSSLEPSGQEADGHCVHGARRKQGHSFSFKTLLKKKNKHKEQECHGDPDQCLFSQRPSSLPLTPCYSHDSLEVPGLKVEPNDQEIYFLAAKKLDTLIKQQRQKSPVTSNSLLHVASSENIELENNNVAAEGSTQAKEEVIRKLVVLLQEQAAVINEQISENPLLRNTLNRMSYRSFSRLAEAFTSQADIPENRAGDAVSPKLMKIALTMELTRKVAGFSSHAVQTLMGYSLQYMDTFIPWLQQQGGWENIISAEDILNFEID, encoded by the exons ATGGAGACACATTCTCAGTCATCTAACGGCATCAGCCTGAAGGTGAAGGAGGACACCAAACTAGTGCTCGAAGTCTTCCTGAGACGTTCCCTAAGCACTGGTGAAAACACTACTGTTGGCCATGTGGGACGCACTTACCATGACCCCAATAAGTTTATTAATAG GTCGCTGAAAGAGAGAGGTCTTGACACCTcattgaaaaggaacagaagatgcCAAGAGAGAAAAGAGCTACGAAATGAGAAAAGGCAGAGCCTGAAGCAAGAcgaagagaagctggaggtgAATGTCAACTGGAACTCTTTGCACGAAGAGATCAATCGTGTTGAGGAAAAGAAACATGATTTTAAGACAAGCGTAAAGCAGCTTTTGAGCCGTGGTACAAGCCAATCTAAGAAGGGAAGCACTGCAATCAAGTTTGAGTCTCTAGATGAGCAGCGAGAGGAACAGGGCAAGACCTCGGGCAAAGCAGATTCCCTCAGGAGACAGAAAAGCTCCCCTTCTTCCCTGGAGCCATCAGGGCAGGAGGCAGACGGGCACTGTGTTCACGGGGCTCGCCGGAAGCAGGGACACTCTTTCTCCTTCAAGACTCTcctaaagaagaaaaacaaacacaaggaacAGGAATGTCACGGAGATCCAGACCAGTGTCTGTTCTCTCAGAGGCCCAGCAGCTTGCCTTTGACTCCTTGCTACTCCCACGACAGCTTAGAAGTGCCAG GGTTGAAGGTAGAGCCTAATGATCAGGAGATCTACTTCTTAGCAGCAAAGAAGCTGGATACGCTTATAAAGCAGCAGAGGCAGAAGTCTCCTGTGACCTCCAACAGTCTGCTCCATGTGGCCTCCAGCGAAAACATCGAGCTTG AAAATAATAATGTGGCAGCGGAAGGCAGCACCCAGGCGAAGGAGGAAGTTATCCGCAAGCTGGTAGTGCTTTTGCAGGAGCAGGCTGCAGTCATCAATGAGCAG ATCAGTGAGAATCCGCTGCTGAGGAATACTTTGAACAGAATGTCCTACCGAAGCTTTAGCAGGCTTGCTGAAGCCTTCACCAGCCAAGCAGACATACCAGAAAACAGGGCAGGAGATGCTGTCAGCCCCAAACTAATGAAAATTGCACTGACCATGGAGCTGACCAGGAAGGTGGCAGGATTCAGCAGTCATGCCGTACAGACACTGATGGGCTATAGTCTGCAGTATATGGACACGTTCATCCCCTGGctgcagcagcaaggaggctgg GAGAACATCATTTCTGCAGAGGACATCCTGAACTTCGAGATTGATTAA